One window of Desulfarculus baarsii DSM 2075 genomic DNA carries:
- the lysS gene encoding lysine--tRNA ligase, whose translation MANTEQKNKPVAASAPEAILDENVLMRQRRKKAEDIQQMGYPLFPNTFRPRDTVGKLRAQYDHLDAARLESLEDVKFMIAGRIMAIRSFGKAAFVKLRDRSGQIQLHVQKDSLSPEEFELFRKLDVGDIIGVKGALFRTKTRELTLRVEMLRLVTKSYRSLPEKFHGLTDVEQRYRQRYLDLIMNDEVRGIFTARSKIVNTIRGHLTELGFMEVETPMMQVIPGGATARPFETYHNALGMKLYLRVAPELYLKRLVVGGLERVFELNRNFRNEGISIRHNPEFTMLEFYMSYASYEDLMSITEQMLGACAMAVHGSLKFDYQGRQIDLTPPWENLDFRSSLLEIGKAPPEVLFDIEKAMNMSAHLGGQHKTGDNIGKALAKIFDVTVEPHLWQPTFITGYPRDISPLSRTNDLDPDIVDRFEFFIAGREMGNGFSELNDPDDQRERFFAQVAEREAGDDEAQFMDADYVRALEYGMPPTAGEGVGIDRLVMLLTDQPSIREVILFPLLRPEQG comes from the coding sequence TTGGCAAACACCGAACAAAAGAACAAGCCCGTGGCGGCCAGCGCCCCGGAGGCCATCCTCGACGAAAACGTCCTGATGCGCCAGCGCCGCAAAAAAGCCGAAGATATTCAACAGATGGGCTATCCGCTGTTTCCCAACACCTTTCGCCCCCGCGACACCGTCGGCAAACTGCGCGCCCAATACGACCATCTGGACGCGGCCCGGCTGGAGTCTCTGGAAGACGTTAAATTCATGATCGCCGGGCGGATCATGGCCATCCGCTCGTTTGGCAAGGCCGCCTTTGTCAAGCTGCGCGACCGCAGCGGCCAGATCCAACTCCATGTGCAGAAAGACTCTCTTTCGCCCGAGGAGTTCGAGCTTTTCCGCAAGCTTGACGTGGGCGACATCATCGGGGTCAAGGGCGCGCTTTTCCGCACCAAGACCCGCGAGCTGACGCTGCGCGTGGAGATGCTGCGTCTGGTGACCAAGAGCTATCGCTCGCTGCCCGAGAAGTTCCACGGCCTGACCGACGTGGAGCAGCGTTATCGCCAGCGTTACCTCGATTTGATCATGAACGACGAGGTGCGCGGCATTTTCACCGCCCGCTCCAAGATCGTCAACACCATCCGCGGCCATCTCACCGAGCTGGGCTTCATGGAGGTGGAAACGCCGATGATGCAGGTCATCCCCGGCGGGGCCACGGCCCGGCCCTTCGAGACCTACCACAACGCCCTGGGCATGAAGCTCTATCTGCGGGTGGCCCCGGAGCTCTACCTCAAGCGGCTGGTGGTCGGCGGGCTGGAGCGCGTTTTCGAGCTCAACCGCAATTTCCGTAACGAAGGCATCAGCATCCGCCACAACCCCGAGTTCACCATGCTCGAATTTTACATGAGCTACGCCTCCTACGAAGACCTCATGTCCATCACCGAGCAGATGCTGGGGGCCTGCGCCATGGCCGTGCACGGCTCGCTGAAGTTCGATTACCAGGGCCGTCAGATCGACCTGACCCCGCCGTGGGAGAACCTGGACTTTCGCAGCAGCCTGCTGGAGATCGGCAAGGCCCCGCCCGAGGTGCTTTTCGACATCGAAAAGGCCATGAACATGTCGGCCCATCTGGGTGGCCAGCACAAGACCGGTGACAACATCGGCAAGGCCCTGGCCAAGATTTTCGACGTGACCGTCGAGCCCCATCTGTGGCAGCCGACTTTCATCACCGGCTATCCGCGCGACATCTCGCCGCTTAGCCGCACCAACGACCTCGACCCGGACATCGTCGATCGCTTCGAATTTTTCATCGCCGGCCGCGAGATGGGCAACGGTTTCAGCGAACTCAACGACCCCGACGACCAGCGCGAGCGCTTTTTCGCCCAGGTTGCCGAGCGCGAGGCCGGCGACGACGAGGCCCAGTTCATGGACGCCGATTACGTGCGGGCCCTGGAGTACGGCATGCCGCCCACGGCCGGCGAGGGCGTGGGCATCGACCGGCTGGTGATGCTCTTGACCGACCAGCCAAGCATCCGGGAAGTGATCTTGTTCCCTCTGTTGAGGCCCGAGCAGGGTTGA
- a CDS encoding PxxKW family cysteine-rich protein, whose translation MLCTTTREGNECAFMSKNGCTFSGGTCNPAIEACLGCERLVTAGDMQYCSSYPDPAAKWRYGVCNFATHVKGTSKEEAKINPLKASRRAHRR comes from the coding sequence ATGCTGTGCACCACCACCCGCGAGGGGAATGAATGCGCCTTCATGAGCAAAAACGGTTGCACCTTTAGCGGCGGCACCTGCAACCCCGCCATCGAGGCTTGCCTGGGTTGCGAGCGCTTGGTGACGGCCGGCGACATGCAATACTGCTCCAGCTACCCCGACCCGGCCGCCAAATGGCGCTACGGCGTGTGTAACTTCGCCACCCATGTCAAGGGCACGTCCAAGGAAGAGGCCAAGATCAACCCCCTCAAGGCCAGCCGCCGCGCCCACCGTCGCTAG
- a CDS encoding CoB--CoM heterodisulfide reductase iron-sulfur subunit B family protein — protein sequence MNYAFFVGCKTPHHVPAYEKSTRAVCAAVGLGLVDLEFNCCGYPMRNLYFDSYILSAARNMAIAEARGLDVMTQCKCCLGSFKTAAYYMKEDPALLARINDELAKEGLRYSGKVVVKHLLTALSRDVGAEALAQRITRPFIGLKAAVLHGCHALRPSQMTGFDDPWHPTLSDELVALTGAEVVEWAGKVSCCGAPLRGRNDALADRMIGQRLNEAHRAGADVFCVSCPYSFMQASGAYRAAAGGGEALVAAAALYPQMLGLAMGLTPEELGVADGPALGRHLVEHLANKAA from the coding sequence ATGAACTACGCTTTTTTCGTGGGCTGCAAGACGCCCCACCACGTGCCGGCATACGAAAAATCCACCCGGGCGGTCTGCGCGGCCGTGGGCCTGGGTCTGGTCGATCTGGAGTTCAACTGCTGCGGCTACCCCATGCGCAACCTCTACTTCGACTCCTATATCCTTTCGGCGGCGCGCAACATGGCCATCGCCGAGGCCCGGGGCCTGGATGTGATGACCCAGTGCAAGTGCTGCCTGGGCAGCTTCAAGACCGCGGCTTATTATATGAAAGAAGACCCGGCGCTGCTGGCGCGGATCAACGACGAGCTGGCCAAGGAGGGCCTGCGTTATTCGGGCAAGGTGGTGGTCAAGCATTTGCTGACGGCCCTGAGCCGCGACGTGGGCGCCGAGGCCCTGGCTCAACGGATTACGCGGCCGTTCATCGGCCTGAAGGCGGCTGTGCTGCACGGCTGCCACGCCCTGCGGCCCAGCCAGATGACCGGCTTCGACGATCCGTGGCACCCCACGCTCAGCGATGAACTGGTGGCCTTGACCGGGGCCGAGGTGGTGGAGTGGGCCGGCAAGGTCAGTTGCTGCGGCGCGCCGCTACGCGGCCGCAACGACGCCCTGGCCGACCGCATGATCGGCCAGCGCCTGAACGAGGCCCATCGGGCCGGGGCCGATGTCTTTTGCGTGTCGTGCCCATATTCGTTCATGCAGGCCTCGGGGGCCTATCGGGCGGCCGCCGGCGGCGGCGAGGCGCTGGTGGCGGCGGCGGCGCTCTATCCCCAGATGCTGGGCCTGGCCATGGGCCTGACGCCCGAGGAGTTGGGCGTGGCCGACGGCCCGGCCCTGGGACGTCACCTGGTGGAGCATCTGGCCAATAAGGCCGCTTGA